Within Vibrio campbellii CAIM 519 = NBRC 15631 = ATCC 25920, the genomic segment TGCCACAGCATCAACCTGTCGAAACTGGACAGTGTGTGGGGGTGATGTCATCGCAAGATGCTTATGGCTACCTCAACCCTAACCACTACACCATGCAGGTGTTGGCGTTGAAGAAAGAGAAGGATGTGAAAGAATACATTCGTTACATCGACCCGAAGCATCCGGTTTGGGTGAACTGGAAGAATAGCCGTGGTACTCGCTGGTATACCGTAACCGTCGGGGATTTTAAGACTAAGCAGGATGCCTACAATGCGCTGTCTTCATTGCCAAGCCGTGTTAAACAATCTTCTCCCTTTGTCATGACATTTGCAGAAATGCAGCGCAAGCAAGAAACCAGTGTAGTGCGAATGCGCTAGAGCAGTTCTTATCGTCCCTGTAAGCGCTTTATTGTTATGTATCGAGCCTTTGCAATCGGTTGGAAAGGCTCAACCTAACCACTAGTCACAAATCTTCTTCAATGTACGCGCAAGATCACTCATCTGACGTGCTTTTTACTTTACTTATTTTCGAGTATTTTCTAGTCTCCGCATCCCACTTTTCCTGTCGGAGTCACCATGAGGCAAGAAATGTACACCACCTACGCAAAGCAATACGATTTAGCGGCGCAAGATAACTTGTACAACGCGCACTTTGAGCGCCCAAATACCCTTGAACTTGTCGGTGATGTGGCTGGCAAAAAGGTGCTGGACTTAGGCTGTGGTTCAGGTATTTACGCGCAAATTCTTTTGGAGCGCGGCGCCACTTCCGTGACTTGTATCGACGCTGCGCAAGAGATGATTGATATCGTTAAAGACAAGCTTGGTGACTCGGTCAACGCTTATGCTCAGAACTTGGCACTTGGTTTGCCTGAAGAGGCGAATGCTCAGTATGACTTGGTGATTTGTCCATTGATGGTGCATTACATTGAAGACCTTCGTCCCTTGTTCAATGACATTCAGCGCGTGTTGAAGCCTGGAGGCCAGTTTGTATTCTCAACTCATCATCCATTCGCCGATTTTGAATGTTCTGCATCGGATAATTACTTTGAGAAAGAGCGAATCGAAGATGTGTGGGACACGATTGGAAAGCCTGTTTCTGTCGCATTCTACCGCCGCTCATTGCAAGACATTATGGATGCAATTACGGGAAGTAACATGGCGATGCTGGCTGTCTCAGAGGGTAAAGTGAATGAGAAGATTCGTGAAATCTCGCAGGAGCACTACCAACGCTTGGCGACGTACCCTAACTTCATCTTTATCAAGTGTGTCGCGTTGAGCTAATACCGCTCGGGACTCTCACCGTATTCAGATAGAAAAAACGGAAGCATATCGGCTTCCGTTTTGTGATCTTAGCTTTGCGTTTAAAGTGCAGCGAGGATGGTTTCTGCTTTGCTCGCTTCAAACGTTTTTGGTTCTTCAACGTTCAATGTGGTCACGACACCGTTGTCGATGATCATTGCGTAACGTTGTGAACGAACGCCACCAAAACCACCAGTATCCATCTCTAGACCTAGTGCTTTGGTAAAGCTTGCGTCGCCGTCGCCCAGCATTAACAGCTCAGACGCGTTCTGTGCCTCGCCCCAAGCTTGCATCACGAATGCATCGTTAACAGATACACAAGCAATCAGGTCCACGCCTTTCGCCTTTAGTTGGTCTGCCAGTACAACATAACCCGGAAGGTGCGCTTCTGAACACGTCGGAGTAAATGCACCTGGTACCGCAAATAGAACCACTTTCTTGTCTGCAAACAGCTCTGTTACTTGATGGTTTACCATACCATCGGCAGTCAGTTCGCTTAGCGTCGCAGCAGGCAATGCTTGACCTTGTTGAATCATGATTTTCTTCCTTTTGTGTATGCGTTATTTCGCTCACTCAGTCTAGCGCCAAAACGACCACCTAACCACAGACGAAATGTAAGGGCTTAATAGGCTTCATAAAAACAAACCGCCTGAGTCGGCGGTTTGTATGTTGGCTAAATGGCGTTTAGATAAGACTTATAAGAGTGAAGTCGAGACTTGTTGCGAAGGATATTGCTCAGTGATTCACAAATGTGCGGACGGTGAAGTGAATGCTTATATCCATTATGTTTTTCTTATGGTAGGCAGCCAATAAAGAGAACATAGACCAACTGAGTATTAAAGCGTTCTTAATGTTGAGCTCGGTTAACTGCAACTTCATGTATCCACCGTTGCAGATAGATAGCAAAAAGACTAGAGAACCAGCCCTAGTTTACTTATCAGTCAGTGATTGCTAAGTAATCAGCGACTTGTGCACGGTATTTGGCTTTAAGTGCCTCGCTAATGAAGCTCGCG encodes:
- a CDS encoding class I SAM-dependent methyltransferase, coding for MRQEMYTTYAKQYDLAAQDNLYNAHFERPNTLELVGDVAGKKVLDLGCGSGIYAQILLERGATSVTCIDAAQEMIDIVKDKLGDSVNAYAQNLALGLPEEANAQYDLVICPLMVHYIEDLRPLFNDIQRVLKPGGQFVFSTHHPFADFECSASDNYFEKERIEDVWDTIGKPVSVAFYRRSLQDIMDAITGSNMAMLAVSEGKVNEKIREISQEHYQRLATYPNFIFIKCVALS
- a CDS encoding peroxiredoxin; the protein is MIQQGQALPAATLSELTADGMVNHQVTELFADKKVVLFAVPGAFTPTCSEAHLPGYVVLADQLKAKGVDLIACVSVNDAFVMQAWGEAQNASELLMLGDGDASFTKALGLEMDTGGFGGVRSQRYAMIIDNGVVTTLNVEEPKTFEASKAETILAAL
- a CDS encoding SPOR domain-containing protein codes for the protein MRKILSLTLAMSLTGCVMPQHQPVETGQCVGVMSSQDAYGYLNPNHYTMQVLALKKEKDVKEYIRYIDPKHPVWVNWKNSRGTRWYTVTVGDFKTKQDAYNALSSLPSRVKQSSPFVMTFAEMQRKQETSVVRMR